A genomic region of Papaver somniferum cultivar HN1 chromosome 7, ASM357369v1, whole genome shotgun sequence contains the following coding sequences:
- the LOC113299751 gene encoding uncharacterized protein LOC113299751: MENIVKKSDVSEISKESKLLDVESLNVEKSGAAKDRDEGKGLKRKRSRSSRGVENKEVSSEEVKKKTRGKKSRKEITDVGLESDSKKSTVEGQNAVHGNKVNGVSEKEIHVSGGSNLKNTNSSNNISVKFEDNAITIPKRPRGSLRRKKSHNNHIPVSAQVRNNVTCDDAEAANLDVKPIIPIFTYESRGKKHIVDSNENISNGGNSARHIKTENGASVVHVADSTEKKVHRRKRKVRDSEPQNQNSAEHLKPVPEKSLRTSANLQDDDEENLEQNAARMLSSLRFDPSCTGFSGNHSVSTSANGRSITPVSGVILRSRPNHSAGSEANSADAAGRVLRPRKQEKEMGQSRKRRHFYELLCKDLDAYWVLNRRIQVFWPLDKSWYFGLVNDYDPEKSLHHVKYDDRDEEWINLNNERFKLLLLPSEVPRKSGSKNSKAGGKHVDKRRMESEVDDSDLDRFVDSEPIVSWLSRLTRQSKSSSVGGTKKRRKTLSAPKNHVRRVVSDDSIATPSGCLVAEPSGSYLNQLSGKTAGLERSSDGETAEKSIMGHMARSKERNLPLVYVRRRFRDKGKRLGWASKEISCSRSGVGSDSSLASFADIDTIDLLKEYDSTHLWTGLDPDIVYWTGENLRLLRFDVPSACWGNMRLKLRMSLQCASGVMSVGKEVFMCQFLMLLHHGILITLWPRVRLEMLFVDNVVGLRFMLFEGCMSQAVSLICLIMAIFRQPNRYRKFVDLQSPLTSIRLKLSSFPDLARHLAFVSYNFLELDNSKWLYLDEKLKQYCSVIKQLPLSECTFDNVRVIQSRPVSSDTGVPFTMEGSHRKPTRGIMHMGFSKEFANASNNTGLLLSRCDGKHRSFPPFVLSFAAAPSFFVSLHLKLLMKKSVASVSFQKSLALVEDSESRGILMAPDDSSSFEELADQENPNVEIDALSISNTGIGMVLSEGCLLDEHDVTETSVGPHDSGKNENSDDRSSQEKSESGHLSHLSSIRVQIPADNQFGTQSLDRGRQNAQQSTSNLVWHMNDCNIRSPNPTAPRSSWQRSRHNSGPLSCSHRSNMWPDGRTDPTHNGLANGSKKPRSQISYVVPFGGHDLSSKPRSHLRRGRPHKKIRDENEKVISSGSRSPQRQTDYFSCSANVLITEADRGRRECGCLVVLEFVDRKDWKLLVKLSGVVRYSHKPCQILQAGSTNRHTHAMMWKGGKDWTLEFPDRSQWACFKEMHEECYNRNNRAALVKSIPIPGVRLLEESDIVAAGVPFVRTLKYHRQQESDAEMALNPTRFMYDMDTDDEEWLSRYENSLDVSENNRSEISVDLFERTMDIFERVAFAEESEDFTLDEIDEIIADIGPFDAIEAIYEHWQQKRQRSRWPLIRQLQPPLYERYQQQVKEWEAANPNIYTNGGNLHGVPEKPAMFAFCLKPRGLGVTNKFSKQRSHRKLSAGGNNYIYPRDQDELHVLGRKSNGYEERGIHLGQNYDYSDASPWLQTSTRTMSPRDAIGSGNLSMSSDGSERSHHQTIHGNKSRKMRTLLSPMDSQMMTMSYNQRTTKRNGMSQWNMGLSEWPNNRRHYYNQSDGFPRVKVEQLDDSDVDEFRLRDASGAAKHASNMAKLKREKAQRLLYRADRAIHKASVALMIAEAMKASSEKESTGYDE, encoded by the exons TAGTTCAGaggaagtgaagaagaagacgagggGAAAGAAGAGCAGAAAGGAAATTACTGATGTTGGTTTAGAATCTGATAGTAAGAAGAGTACTGTTGAAGGTCAAAATGCAGTACATGGGAACAAGGTTAATGGTGTTAGTGAAAAGGAAATTCATGTTTCAGGGGGTTCGAATTTGAAGAACACAAATAGTTCAAACAATATCTCTGTGAAATTTGAAGATAATGCTATCACAATTCCTAAAAGGCCTCGAGGTTCCCTGAGGAGAAAGAAGTCACATAACAATCACATTCCAGTGAGTGCTCAGGTTCGAAACAATGTCACTTGTGATGATGCCGAGGCAGCTAATTTAGATGTCAAGCCTATAATTCCGATATTTACTTATGAATCTAGAGGGAAGAAGCATATTGTTGATAGTAATGAAAACATCTCTAATGGGGGTAATTCAGCTAGACATATTAAGACTGAAAATGGGGCATCCGTTGTACATGTTGCTGATTCAACAGAAAAGAAGGTTCATAGAAGAAAACGAAAGGTTCGTGATTCAGAACCACAGAATCAGAACTCAGCGGAGCATTTGAAGCCTGTACCTGAAAAGTCATTACGGACGAGTGCAAATTTGCAAGATGACGATGAAGAGAATTTAGAACAGAATGCTGCGAGAATGCTATCGTCCCTCCGCTTTGATCCTAGCTGCACTGGTTTTTCTGGGAACCATTCTGTTTCTACGTCTGCGAATGGTCGTTCAATTACTCCTGTTTCTGGGGTTATTTTGAGATCACGGCCAAACCATTCAGCTGGTTCAGAGGCTAACTCTGCCGATGCTGCTGGACGAGTGCTGCGACCTAGGAAACAAGAGAAAGAGATGGGGCAATCAAGGAAGAGACGCCATTTTTACGAGTTATTGTGCAAGGACTTGGATGCTTACTGGGTTTTGAATCGTAGGATCCAGGTCTTTTGGCCTTTGGACAAGAGTTGGTATTTTGGCCTTGTGAATGATTACGATCCAGAAAAAAGTTTGCATCATGTCAAATATGATGACCGTGACGAAGAATGGATTAACCTCAACAATGAGAGATTCAAGCTTTTATTACTTCCCAGTGAAGTTCCTCGTAAATCTGGTTCTAAAAATTCGAAAGCAGGAGGCAAACATGTTGACAAGAGACGTATGGAGTCAGAGGTGGATGACAGCGACCTGGACAGGTTTGTGGATTCAGAGCCCATTGTCTCATGGTTGTCCCGTTTGACTCGTCAGTCGAAATCTTCTTCAGTTGGTGGTACCAAGAAGAGAAGGAAAACCCTGTCTGCACCGAAGAACCATGTGCGACGTGTAGTTTCTGATGATTCCATCGCCACCCCATCTGGTTGCTTGGTTGCAGAACCCTCTGGAAGTTATTTAAATCAACTATCAGGTAAAACTGCAGGCCTGGAAAGATCAAGTGATGGTGAAACGGCTGAAAAATCTATAATGGGTCACATGGCTAGGTCAAAAGAAAGAAATCTTCCTCTTGTTTATGTCAGGAGGAGGTTCCGCGATAAAGGAAAAAGATTGGGCTGGGCATCTAAGGAGATTTCTTGTAGCAGAAGTGGCGTTGGATCTGATTCATCTCTTGCGTCTTTTGCTGACATTGATACCATTGATTTACTGAAAGAATACGATAGTACGCACTTGTGGACTGGTTTGGATCCTGACATTGTATATTGGACTGGTGAGAATCTTAGATTGTTGAGATTCGATGTTCCTTCTGCGTGTTGGGGTAACATGAGGTTGAAATTAAGAATGTCACTTCAGTGTGCCTCGGGTGTCATGTCTGTAGGCAAGGAAGTTTTTATGTGCCAGTTCTTGATGCTGCTCCACCACGGTATTTTGATCACCTTGTGGCCTAGAGTTAGATTGGAAATGCTTTTTGTTGACAATGTCGTTGGGTTGAGGTTTATGTTGTTTGAAGGTTGCATGTCGCAGGCAGTATCTCTTATATGCTTAATTATGGCTATATTTCGTCAACCAAATAGGTATAGGAAGTTTGTAGATCTTCAGTCGCCACTTACTTCAATTAGGTTAAAACTTTCGAGCTTTCCGGATTTGGCAAGGCATCTTGCTTTTGTATCCTATAACTTCTTGGAGTTGGACAATTCGAAGTGGCTGTACCTAGACGAAAAACTGAAGCAGTATTGTTCAGTCATAAAACAGCTACCTCTCTCTGAATGCACGTTTGACAATGTTAGGGTCATCCAGAGCAGACCTGTCTCTTCTGATACTGGTGTGCCATTTACGATGGAG GGTTCACACAGAAAGCCAACACGAGGAATTATGCACATGGGGTTCTCCAAAGAGTTTGCTAATGCCAGCAACAACACAGGGCTGTTATTATCTAGATGTGATGGCAAGCATAGAAGTTTTCCTCCATTTGTTCTCTCATTTGCTGCTGCTCCTAGTTTCTTTGTTAGCCTGCATCTCAAGTTGTTGATGAAAAAAAGTGTTGCATCTGTTAGCTTTCAGAAGTCATTGGCTTTGGTAGAAGATTCAGAGAGTCGTGGGATATTGATGGCTCCTGATGATTCATCTTCATTCGAGGAACTTGCAGACCAGGAAAACCCTAATGTGGAGATTGATGCTCTCTCCATTAGCAATACTGGTATTGGGATGGTGCTCTCTGAAGGTTGCCTATTGGATGAGCATGATGTTACTGAAACTAGTGTAGGTCCTCATGACTCTGGCAAGAATGAGAACTCTGATGATCGTTCTTCTCAGGAGAAGTCCGAAAGTGGCCACCTCTCTCATTTAAGTAGTATTAGAGTTCAGATACCCGCAGATAACCAGTTTGGTACACAGTCTTTGGACAGGGGAAGACAAAATGCCCAACAGTCTACATCCAATTTGGTTTGGCACATGAATGATTGCAATATTCGCAGCCCTAATCCAACAGCACCTAGAAGTAGTTGGCAGCGTAGCAGACATAACTCAGGCCCTTTGTCTTGTAGCCATCGGTCAAATATGTGGCCAGATGGAAGGACAGATCCGACCCATAATGGCCTTGCTAACGGTTCTAAAAAACCTCGAAGTCAGATTTCATATGTTGTACCGTTTGGAGGTCATGATCTCAGCTCAAAACCTCGAAGCCATCTGCGCAGGGGGCGACCACACAAGAAAATAAGGGATGAAAATGAGAAAGTCATCTCCAGTGGTTCCAGAAGCCCTCAGAGACAGACAGATTATTTCTCATGCAGTGCCAATGTCTTGATTACAGAGGCTGATAGAGGGCGGAGAGAATGTGGGTGCCTTGTTGTGCTAGAGTTTGTTGATCGTAAGGATTGGAAGCTCTTAGTAAAACTTTCAGGGGTGGTTAGGTATTCGCACAAGCCTTGTCAAATTTTGCAGGCTGGTTCAACAAACCGCCATACACATGCTATGATGTGGAAAGGAGGAAAAGATTGGACTTTGGAGTTTCCTGACCGGAGCCAGTGGGCCTGTTTCAAGGAAATGCACGAGGAATGCTACAATCGGAACAACAGGGCTGCTTTGGTTAAGAGCATTCCTATACCAGGGGTTCGCCTGCTTGAAGAGAGTGATATTGTTGCTGCAGGTGTACCATTTGTTCGCACTTTGAAGTATCATAGGCAGCAAGAGTCTGACGCTGAGATGGCTTTGAATCCTACGCGTTTCATGTATGACAtggatactgatgatgaggagtGGTTGTCAAGATATGAAAATTCTTTGGATGTGAGCGAAAATAATCGATCAGAGATTTCCGTGGACTTGTTCGAGAGGACGATGGACATATTCGAGAGAGTTGCATTTGCTGAAGAAAGTGAGGACTTTACACTTGACGAAATAGACGAGATCATTGCTGACATCGGACCATTTGATGCGATTGAAGCCATCTATGAGCACTGGCAGCAGAAGAGGCAGAGGTCAAGATGGCCTTTGATCCGGCAGTTGCAG CCTCCATTATACGAAAGGTACCAGCAgcaagtgaaagagtgggaagcgGCCAACCCTAACATCTACACAAATGGTGGCAACTTGCATGGTGTCCCGGAGAAGCCAGCAATGTTCGCTTTCTGCCTAAAACCAAGAGGGTTAGGCGTCACCAACAAGTTCTCTAAACAAAGGTCACATAGGAAGCTCTCGGCTGGTGGAAACAACTACATTTATCCTAGAGATCAGGATGAGCTTCATGTTCTTG GTAGAAAATCTAACGGGTATGAAGAGAGGGGTATTCATCTTGGCCAGAACTACGATTATTCAGATGCTTCTCCTTGGCTTCAGACATCCACGAGGACTATGTCACCACGGGATGCCATTGGCAGTGGAAACCTATCGATGAGCAGTGACGGGTCTGAGAGGAGTCATCATCAGACTATTCATGGAAACAAATCGAGAAAGATGAGGACATTGTTATCTCCAATGGATTCTCAGATGATGACAATGTCTTATAACCAGAGaacaacaaaaagaaatggaATGTCTCAGTGGAATATGGGTTTATCAGAATGGCCTAATAACCGAAGACATTACTACAACCAGTCGGATGGATTTCCAAGGGTCAAAGTCGAACAATTAGATGATTCTGATGTTGATGAGTTTAGGTTGCGAGATGCATCAGGGGCAGCAAAACATGCATCAAATATGGCTAAGCTAAAGCGTGAAAAAGCTCAGAGATTACTTTATAGGGCGGATCGTGCAATTCACAAGGCTTCTGTTGCTCTTATGATTGCTGAGGCAATGAAAGCCTCATCTGAGAAGGAATCGACAGGCTACGATGAATAG
- the LOC113299752 gene encoding uncharacterized protein LOC113299752, with protein MEERRPSSLRPSGSIKQTLSGKSTPRGSPSFQRLHSSRTPRRGDGRCERFQWFRSNRLLFWLLLITLWAYLGFYVQSKWAHADNNDGKNDLIGYRSKPSTTTGIASTDQNLQPALVKNEKLVVASQNSTDGGSKNESKLTDASLAPKTSGTLVHKNSPRNPRKVKRTALSRRLRSKNRKKEKIADEGENTNLVEQEEEIPKRNTSYGLLVGPFGTTEDRILEWSAEKRSGTCNRKGEFARIVWSRKFVLVFHELSMTGAPLSMMELATELLSCGATVSAVVLSRRGGLMGELNRRKIKVVEDKAALSYKTAMKADLVIAGSAICSDWIEKYLEHNKAGSNQIAWWIMENRREYFDRAKPMLNRVKLLIYLSETQSKQWSAWCEEEGVKLNSPPALMPLSVNDELAFVAGIPCSLNTPSFSVEMMLEKRRALRDAVRKEMGLTDKDMLVISLSSINPGKGQLFLLESARLTVDEENGIVREGNVSDNQHSRVLFQNLHLRGSPDELSSGNQEKKELALKVLIGSVGSKSNKVPYVKGLLRFLSQHPLLSKLVLWTPSTTRVASLYSAADAYVINAQGVGETFGRVTIEAMAFGLPVLGTEAGGTLEIVEHNITGLLHPVGRPGTKVLAKNLLYLLNNPSERERMGMRGKSKVERMYLKTQMYEKFAFVLFKCMRLK; from the exons atggaagaaagaagacCATCATCACTACGTCCAAGTGGGAGTATTAAGCAGACATTATCAGGAAAATCAACTCCTAGAGGTTCACCATCGTTTCAGAGACTACATTCCAGTCGCACGCCCAGAAGAGGAGATGGTAGATGTGAACGTTTTCAGTGGTTTAGAAGTAATAGATTGTTGTTTTGGTTATTGTTGATTACACTATGGGCGTATCTAGGGTTTTATGTACAATCTAAGTGGGCTCATGCTGATAATAATGATGGTAAAAATGATTTAATTGGATATAGAAGTAAACCAAGCACGACTACTGGTATCGCAAGTACAGATCAGAATTTGCAACCAGCATTAGTCAAGAATGAGAAACTTGTGGTTGCTAGCCAGAATTCTACTGATGGGGGAAGTAAAAATGAGTCCAAGCTCACAGATGCAAGTCTGGCACCAAAAACAAGTGGGACGTTGGTGCATAAAAACTCTCCCAGGAATCCAAGGAAGGTAAAGAGGACGGCTTTGTCACGTAGATTGCGGAGTAAGAACCGTAAGAAAGAAAAGATTGCTGATGAGGGTGAAAACACTAATTTGGTGGAGCAGGAAGAGGAGATTCCTAAAAGAAATACTTCATATGGGTTGCTTGTTGGTCCTTTTGGTACAACCGAGGACAGAATTTTGGAATGGAGTGCTGAGAAGAGATCTGGAACCTGCAACCGGAAGGGAGAATTCGCGCGTATCGTCTGGTCTAGAAAATTTGTGTTGGTATTCCACGAGCTTTCAATGACAGGGGCCCCACTTTCAATGATGGAATTGGCAACAGAGCTTTTGAGTTGTGGCGCTACAGTGTCTGCTGTAGTTCTTAGCAGAAGAGGTGGCTTAATGGGAGAACTTAACAGGCGAAAGATCAAAGTGGTTGAGGACAAAGCTGCACTCAGCTACAAGACTGCCATGAAAGCTGACCTTGTCATTGCGGGATCTGCTATCTGTTCTGATTGGATTG AGAAATATCTTGAACATAATAAAGCTGGTTCTAATCAGATTGCTTGGTGGATTATGGAGAACCGGAGGGAGTACTTCGATCGAGCAAAACCCATGCTTAATCGAGTTAAGttgttgatatatctttctgaAACACAGTCTAAACAATGGTCAGCCTGGTGCGAAGAGGAAGGAGTAAAGCTAAATTCCCCGCCCGCGCTAATGCCTCTATCGGTTAACGACGAATTGGCTTTTGTAGCAGGCATTCCTTGTTCCCTAAATACTCCCTCATTTTCTGTCGAGATGATGTTGGAGAAAAGGCGTGCTTTGCGAGATGCAGTTAGAAAAGAAATGGGATTAACCGACAAAGACATGCTCGTGATTTCTTTGAGTAGTATCAACCCTGGAAAGGGTCAGCTGTTTCTTCTTGAATCAGCACGTTTAACCGTTGATGAGGAAAATGGTATAGTGAGAGAAGGAAATGTATCTGACAATCAGCATTCAAGAGTTTTGTTTCAGAATTTGCACCTTCGTGGATCTCCAGATGAGCTGTCATCTGGTAATCAAGAAAAGAAAGAACTAGCGCTTAAAGTCTTAATTGGTTCTGTCGGGTCCAAGAGTAACAAAGTTCCTTATGTGAAAGGGCTTCTCAGATTTTTATCCCAACACCCATTGTTGTCAAAGTTAGTTTTATGGACTCCATCAACCACGCGTGTAGCCTCACTCTACTCTGCAGCAGATGCTTACGTCATAAATGCTCAG GGTGTCGGGGAAACATTTGGGAGAGTGACAATTGAAGCAATGGCATTTGGTCTTCCG GTGCTTGGGACCGAAGCAGGAGGAACATTAGAGATAGTAGAGCACAATATAACAGGTCTTCTTCATCCAGTCGGTCGCCCAGGGACTAAAGTTCTTGCAAAAAATCTCTTGTATTTGCTAAACAATCCATCCGAAAGGGAGAGGATGGGAATGAGAGGGAAAAGCAAAGTAGAGAGGATGTACTTGAAAACACAGATGTATGAGAAATTTGCCTTCGTCCTCTTTAAGTGCATGAGGCTCAAATAA